One window from the genome of Pseudomonas frederiksbergensis encodes:
- a CDS encoding polynucleotide adenylyltransferase PcnB gives MLKKLFQSFRSPLRRTQHIRSTPEVLNSGQHSLQKAQFSRYAVNIVERLQNAGYQAYLVGGCVRDMLLNITPKDFDVATSATPEQIRAEFRNARIIGRRFKLVHIHFGREIIEVATFRANHPQSDEDEDSNQSSRNESGRILRDNVYGTLEEDAQRRDFTINALYYDPVSERILDYANGVHDIRNRLIRLIGDPKQRYQEDPVRMLRAVRFAAKLDFGIEKHSALPIRDLAPMLREIPSARLFEEVLKLFLSGNAADTFEMLVDLQLFDPLFPASAEALEYNPTYTHTLISEALINTDLRIKQNKPVTPAFLFAALLWPALPARVLRLQERGMPPIPAMQEAAHELIAEQCQRIAIPKRFTMPIREIWDMQERLPRRSGKRADLLLDNPRFRAGYDFLLLRESAGEQTDGLGEWWTDYQDANESERRDMIRELSGKDDGTSGPRKRRRSSGAKRKRAGVPSASGE, from the coding sequence ATGCTGAAGAAGCTGTTCCAGTCATTCCGTTCTCCCTTGCGTCGTACGCAACACATACGCAGCACGCCTGAAGTGCTCAATAGCGGCCAGCATTCGTTGCAAAAGGCACAATTCAGCCGTTACGCGGTGAACATCGTCGAACGCCTGCAGAACGCCGGCTACCAGGCTTATCTGGTCGGTGGGTGCGTGCGCGACATGCTGCTCAACATCACCCCCAAGGATTTCGACGTCGCCACCAGCGCCACTCCTGAGCAGATACGCGCCGAATTCCGCAACGCGCGAATCATCGGGCGCCGCTTCAAGCTGGTGCACATCCACTTCGGCCGCGAAATCATCGAAGTGGCGACGTTCCGTGCCAACCATCCGCAGAGTGATGAAGACGAAGACAGCAACCAGTCTTCTCGCAACGAAAGCGGACGCATCCTGCGCGATAACGTCTACGGCACGCTGGAAGAAGACGCGCAACGCCGTGACTTCACCATCAACGCCTTGTATTACGATCCGGTCAGCGAGCGCATCCTCGATTACGCCAATGGCGTACACGACATCCGGAATCGGCTCATTCGCCTGATCGGCGACCCCAAGCAGCGCTACCAGGAAGACCCGGTGCGCATGCTGCGGGCCGTGCGCTTTGCCGCCAAGCTGGATTTCGGCATCGAGAAGCACAGCGCCCTGCCGATTCGCGACCTGGCCCCCATGCTCAGGGAAATTCCCTCGGCGCGCCTGTTCGAAGAAGTGCTCAAGCTGTTCCTTTCGGGCAACGCCGCAGACACCTTCGAGATGCTCGTCGACCTGCAACTGTTCGACCCGCTGTTCCCGGCCAGTGCCGAGGCGCTGGAATACAACCCGACCTACACCCACACCTTGATCAGCGAAGCACTGATCAACACCGACCTGCGCATCAAGCAGAACAAGCCGGTAACCCCGGCGTTCCTGTTCGCCGCCTTGCTCTGGCCGGCCCTTCCCGCCCGCGTTTTGCGGCTGCAGGAACGCGGCATGCCGCCGATCCCGGCGATGCAGGAAGCCGCTCACGAGCTGATCGCCGAACAGTGCCAGCGCATTGCCATTCCAAAACGCTTCACGATGCCGATCCGCGAGATCTGGGACATGCAGGAACGCCTGCCCCGGCGCAGCGGCAAACGTGCCGACCTGCTGCTGGACAATCCACGTTTCCGCGCCGGCTACGACTTCCTTCTGCTGCGCGAAAGCGCCGGCGAACAGACCGATGGCCTGGGCGAGTGGTGGACCGATTACCAGGACGCCAATGAAAGCGAACGCCGCGACATGATCCGTGAGCTCAGCGGCAAGGATGACGGCACCAGTGGCCCGCGCAAGCGCCGTCGCAGCAGCGGTGCCAAGCGCAAGCGTGCCGGTGTACCGAGCGCCTCGGGCGAATAA
- a CDS encoding sigma-54-dependent transcriptional regulator, producing MPHILIVEDETIIRSALRRLLERNQYQVSEAGSVQEAQERFSIPTFDLIVSDLRLPGAPGTELIKLGQGTPVLIMTSYASLRSAVDSMKMGAVDYIAKPFDHDEMLQAVARILRDRQTASSQPTDATNGKAVASGKVGASNSNGEIGIIGSCPPMQDLYGKIRKVAPTDSNVLIQGESGTGKELVARALHNLSRRAKAPMISVNCAAIPESLIESELFGHEKGAFTGASAGRAGLVEAADGGTLFLDEIGELPLEAQARLLRVLQEGEIRRVGSVQSQKVDVRLIAATHRDLKNLAKIGQFREDLYYRLHVIALKLPPLRERGADVNEIANAFLARQSARVNRTDLKFAPDAEQAIRHYAWPGNVRELENAVERAVILCESPEISADLLGIDIELSDLDDEEFIGLAPQQNGANNTSHEPTEDLSLEDYFQHFVLEHQDHMTETELARKLGVSRKCLWERRQRLGIPRRKTGATSES from the coding sequence ATGCCGCACATTTTGATCGTCGAAGACGAAACAATTATCCGCTCCGCCTTGCGCCGCCTGCTGGAACGCAACCAGTACCAGGTCAGCGAAGCCGGTTCCGTGCAGGAAGCACAAGAACGCTTCAGTATTCCGACGTTTGACCTCATCGTCAGTGACTTGCGCCTGCCTGGCGCCCCGGGTACCGAGCTGATCAAGCTCGGCCAGGGCACGCCCGTGCTGATCATGACCAGTTACGCCAGCCTTCGCTCGGCGGTCGATTCGATGAAGATGGGCGCGGTGGATTACATCGCCAAGCCTTTCGATCACGACGAGATGCTCCAGGCCGTGGCCCGAATACTGCGAGACCGACAGACGGCGAGCAGCCAACCTACGGACGCGACGAACGGCAAAGCCGTGGCGTCCGGTAAAGTGGGCGCCAGCAACAGTAACGGCGAAATCGGCATCATCGGCTCTTGCCCGCCAATGCAGGACCTCTACGGCAAGATCCGAAAAGTGGCACCGACCGACTCCAATGTGCTGATCCAGGGTGAGTCCGGCACCGGCAAGGAACTGGTGGCCAGGGCGCTGCACAACCTGTCCCGCCGAGCCAAGGCCCCGATGATCTCGGTGAACTGCGCAGCCATTCCGGAAAGCCTGATCGAGTCCGAGCTGTTCGGCCATGAAAAAGGTGCGTTCACAGGCGCCAGCGCCGGACGCGCCGGCCTCGTTGAAGCGGCGGACGGCGGCACGTTGTTTCTCGATGAGATCGGCGAGCTCCCCCTGGAAGCCCAGGCGCGGCTGCTACGCGTGCTGCAGGAAGGCGAGATTCGTCGAGTCGGCTCCGTGCAATCGCAGAAGGTCGATGTGCGCCTGATCGCGGCGACCCATCGGGACCTCAAAAACCTGGCGAAGATCGGTCAGTTCCGCGAAGACTTATATTATCGCCTGCACGTCATCGCGCTGAAGTTGCCGCCCCTGCGCGAACGTGGTGCGGACGTCAATGAAATCGCCAATGCGTTCCTTGCCCGCCAGAGCGCGCGGGTCAACCGCACCGACCTTAAGTTTGCCCCGGACGCCGAGCAGGCGATTCGTCATTACGCCTGGCCCGGTAACGTGCGGGAGCTGGAAAACGCCGTGGAGCGCGCGGTGATCCTGTGCGAGAGCCCGGAAATCTCTGCCGACCTGCTGGGCATCGATATCGAGCTGAGCGACCTGGACGATGAAGAGTTCATCGGGCTGGCGCCGCAACAGAACGGCGCGAACAACACCAGCCATGAGCCCACCGAGGACCTGTCACTGGAAGACTACTTCCAGCATTTCGTCCTGGAGCACCAGGACCACATGACCGAGACGGAACTGGCACGCAAGCTGGGCGTAAGCCGAAAATGCCTGTGGGAACGCCGTCAGCGCCTGGGGATTCCACGGCGCAAGACCGGGGCTACCAGCGAAAGCTGA
- the panB gene encoding 3-methyl-2-oxobutanoate hydroxymethyltransferase: MPAITLTTLQGLKQKGEKITMLTCYDATFAHACNEAGVEVLLVGDSLGMVLQGHDSTLPVTTAEMAYHVAAVKRGNTDALILADLPFMAYATLEQTMTNSAMLMQAGAHMVKIEGALWLADSIRLLAERGIPVCAHLGLTPQAVNILGGYKVQGRSENQARQMRADAIALEQAGAAMLLLECVPSELAQEITQAVNIPVIGIGAGNATDGQVLVLHDMLGLSITGRVPKFVKNFMAGQPSIQAALQAYVAEVKAASFPGAEHGFSA; the protein is encoded by the coding sequence ATGCCAGCTATTACCCTGACCACGCTGCAAGGTCTCAAGCAAAAAGGTGAAAAAATCACCATGCTGACCTGCTATGACGCCACCTTCGCCCATGCCTGCAACGAGGCCGGTGTCGAAGTGTTGCTGGTGGGCGATTCCCTCGGCATGGTGCTGCAAGGTCACGACAGCACCTTGCCGGTGACAACCGCCGAGATGGCCTATCACGTAGCCGCCGTCAAACGCGGTAACACCGATGCGCTGATCCTCGCCGACCTGCCCTTCATGGCCTACGCCACCCTCGAACAAACCATGACCAACAGCGCCATGCTGATGCAGGCCGGCGCGCACATGGTCAAGATCGAAGGCGCGTTGTGGCTGGCCGACTCGATCCGCCTGCTGGCCGAGCGTGGTATCCCGGTGTGCGCGCACCTGGGCCTTACTCCCCAGGCGGTGAATATCCTCGGGGGCTACAAAGTCCAGGGCCGCAGCGAAAACCAGGCGCGGCAGATGCGTGCCGATGCAATTGCGCTGGAACAGGCCGGGGCGGCCATGCTGCTGCTCGAATGCGTGCCAAGCGAGTTGGCCCAGGAAATTACCCAGGCGGTGAACATCCCGGTGATCGGCATCGGCGCCGGCAACGCCACCGACGGCCAAGTGCTGGTGCTCCACGACATGCTCGGGCTGTCGATCACCGGTCGCGTGCCGAAATTCGTGAAAAACTTCATGGCTGGACAACCTTCTATCCAGGCAGCCCTGCAAGCCTATGTCGCCGAAGTGAAGGCCGCATCCTTCCCGGGCGCAGAACACGGATTCTCCGCATGA
- the pgi gene encoding glucose-6-phosphate isomerase has translation MAYYRTPQDVTALPAWQALNDHRKAMQDFSMREAFNADPQRFNQFTLSSCGLFLDYSKNLINAQTRDLLVGLANEVDLQGAIKALFEGEIVNASENRPALHTALRRPVGDKLLVNGVNVMPDVHKVLNQITDLVGRIHDGLWRGYTEKPITDVVNIGIGGSFLGPQLVSEALLSYTHKGVRCHYLANIDGSEFHELTMKLRAETTLFIVSSKSFNTLETLKNAQAARAWYLAQGGSEAELYRHFIAVSSNNAAAVAFGIREENIFPMWDWVGGRYSLWSAIGLPIALAIGMSNFKELLSGAYSMDQHFQSAPFEQNMPVLLALLGVWYGNFWGAQSHAILPYDHYLRNITKHLQQLDMESNGKSVRQDGTPVSTDTGPVIWGGVGCNGQHAYHQLLHQGTQLIPADFIVPIVSFNPVADHHQWLYANCLSQSQALMLGKTRAEAEAELREKGASEAEVQKLAAHKVIPGNRPSNTLVVERISPRRLGALVALYEHKVFVQSVVWGINAFDQWGVELGKELGKGVYNRLVGSEETAAEDASTQGLINYFRGRHRG, from the coding sequence ATGGCGTATTACCGAACTCCTCAAGACGTGACCGCTCTGCCCGCCTGGCAAGCGCTGAATGACCACCGCAAAGCCATGCAGGATTTCAGCATGCGCGAAGCGTTCAATGCCGATCCGCAGCGTTTCAACCAATTCACCCTATCGAGCTGCGGCCTGTTTCTCGACTATTCGAAGAACCTGATCAACGCCCAGACCCGCGACCTGCTGGTGGGCCTGGCGAACGAAGTAGACCTCCAGGGCGCGATCAAGGCGCTGTTCGAAGGCGAGATCGTCAACGCTTCGGAAAACCGCCCCGCCCTGCACACCGCCCTGCGTCGCCCGGTCGGCGACAAGCTGTTGGTCAACGGCGTCAACGTGATGCCGGACGTGCACAAGGTGCTGAACCAGATCACCGACCTCGTGGGCCGCATCCACGACGGCCTGTGGCGCGGCTACACCGAGAAGCCGATCACTGACGTGGTGAACATCGGCATCGGTGGCTCGTTCCTCGGGCCACAGTTGGTATCCGAAGCGCTGTTGTCCTACACGCACAAGGGCGTTCGCTGCCATTACCTGGCGAACATCGACGGCAGCGAGTTCCACGAGCTGACGATGAAACTGCGCGCTGAAACCACGCTGTTTATTGTCTCGTCGAAATCGTTCAACACCCTCGAGACCTTGAAAAACGCCCAGGCTGCACGCGCCTGGTACCTGGCACAGGGCGGTTCGGAAGCGGAGCTGTATCGCCACTTCATCGCGGTGTCGAGCAACAACGCCGCCGCGGTGGCATTCGGCATCCGTGAAGAAAACATCTTCCCGATGTGGGACTGGGTCGGCGGGCGCTACTCGCTGTGGTCGGCCATCGGCCTGCCGATCGCCCTGGCCATCGGCATGTCGAACTTCAAGGAATTGTTGTCCGGCGCCTACTCCATGGACCAGCATTTCCAGAGCGCGCCGTTCGAACAGAACATGCCGGTGCTGCTGGCATTGTTGGGCGTGTGGTACGGCAACTTCTGGGGTGCGCAGAGCCACGCGATCCTGCCGTACGACCACTACCTGCGAAACATCACCAAGCACCTGCAACAGCTGGACATGGAGTCCAATGGCAAGAGTGTTCGCCAGGACGGCACGCCGGTCTCCACCGATACCGGCCCGGTCATCTGGGGCGGCGTGGGCTGCAACGGCCAGCACGCCTACCACCAGTTGCTCCACCAAGGCACCCAACTGATCCCGGCCGACTTCATCGTACCGATCGTCAGCTTCAACCCGGTTGCCGACCATCACCAGTGGCTGTACGCCAACTGCCTGTCCCAGAGCCAGGCCCTGATGCTTGGCAAGACCCGCGCCGAAGCCGAGGCCGAGCTGCGCGAGAAGGGCGCCAGCGAAGCAGAAGTCCAGAAACTGGCCGCTCACAAGGTGATCCCGGGCAACCGTCCGAGCAACACCCTGGTGGTCGAACGCATCAGCCCGCGCCGCCTCGGTGCGCTGGTCGCGCTGTATGAGCACAAGGTCTTCGTACAAAGCGTGGTCTGGGGCATCAACGCCTTTGACCAGTGGGGCGTGGAGCTGGGCAAGGAGCTGGGCAAAGGTGTCTACAACCGTCTGGTGGGCAGCGAAGAAACCGCGGCCGAAGACGCCTCGACCCAAGGCCTGATCAACTACTTCCGCGGGCGTCATCGCGGCTGA
- the folK gene encoding 2-amino-4-hydroxy-6-hydroxymethyldihydropteridine diphosphokinase, with protein sequence MERIYIGMGSNLAEPTEQLRSAIQALAQLPDTQLVGVSAFYQSDSLLPGQPRYTNAVAALDSRLAPLDLLDALQAIETGQGRERLERWGPRTLDLDILLFGDRLIDEPRLKVPHYHMQARAFVLYPLAELAPADLRLADGRLLRDLLAACPFAGLERLAPN encoded by the coding sequence ATGGAACGCATCTACATCGGCATGGGCAGCAACCTGGCCGAGCCCACCGAACAATTGCGCAGCGCCATCCAGGCACTGGCGCAATTGCCTGACACCCAACTGGTTGGGGTTTCGGCGTTTTATCAAAGCGATTCCCTACTGCCCGGCCAGCCGCGCTACACCAACGCGGTGGCGGCGCTGGACAGCCGCCTGGCACCGCTGGACCTGCTCGATGCGCTGCAAGCGATCGAAACCGGACAGGGTCGCGAGCGCCTGGAGCGCTGGGGTCCGAGGACGCTGGACCTGGATATCCTGCTGTTTGGTGATCGGCTGATCGACGAACCCCGCCTCAAGGTCCCGCACTACCACATGCAAGCCCGGGCCTTCGTACTTTATCCCCTGGCAGAGTTGGCGCCCGCCGACCTGCGCCTGGCTGATGGACGCCTGCTACGGGACCTCCTTGCAGCGTGCCCATTCGCAGGACTGGAACGCCTAGCCCCGAACTGA
- a CDS encoding sensor histidine kinase translates to MPMSFSLTQMILISAAYLAVLFGVAWISERGMIPRAIIRHPLTYTLSLGVYASAWAFYGTVGLAYQYGYGFLSSYLGVSGAFLLAPVLLYPILKITRTYQLSSLADLFAFRFRSTWAGALTTIFMLVGVLPLLALQMQAVADSISILTREPVQHRVALSFCVLIILFTIFFGSRHIATREKHEGLVFAIAFESVIKLIAIGGVGLYALYGVFDGPQQLELWLLQNQTALAALHTPLQEGPWRTLLLVFFASAIVMPHMYHMTFTENLNPRSLVSASWGLPLFLLLMSLAVPLILWAGLKLGASTNPEYFTLGIGIAANNEALALLAYVGGLSAASGLIIVTTLALSGMALNHLVLPLYQPPAEGNIYRWLKWTRRALIVAIIMAGYGFYLMLGDGQDLANLGIVAFVATLQFLPGVLSVLYWPTANRRGFIAGLLAGILVWLVAMLLPLMGNLQGFYIPLLNMIYVLDDTSWHMAAIASLAANVLMFTLISLFTNASSEEASAAEACAVDNVRRPQRRELHAASPQEFATQLAKPLGAKAAQKEVEQALRDLYLPFDERRPYALRRLRDRIEANLSGLMGPSVAQDMVETFLPYKAGGENYVTEDIHFIESRLEDYHSRLTGLAAELDALRRYHRQTLQELPMGVCSLAKDQEILMWNRAMEELTGIAAQRVVGSRLSTLGEPWKGLLQGFIDLPDEHLHKQHLALDGQTRWLNLHKAAIDEPLAPGNSGLVLLVEDLTDTQMLEDKLVHSERLASIGRLAAGVAHEIGNPITGIACLAQNLREEREDDGELTEISGQILEQTKRVSRIVQSLMSFAHAGGHQHNDEPVCLAEVAQDAIGLLALNRRNFEVQFFNLCDPEHWVDGDPQRLAQVLINLLSNARDASPAGSAVRVKSEAFEHTVDLIVEDEGSGIPQNIMDRLFEPFFTTKDPGEGTGLGLALVYSIVEEHYGQITIDSPADVQSQRGTRIRVTLPRHVEATSAVN, encoded by the coding sequence ATGCCGATGAGCTTTAGCCTGACCCAGATGATCCTGATCAGCGCCGCCTACCTGGCAGTGCTGTTCGGCGTGGCCTGGATCAGCGAACGAGGCATGATCCCGCGCGCGATCATTCGCCACCCGCTGACCTATACGCTGTCGCTGGGTGTGTATGCCAGTGCATGGGCGTTCTATGGCACTGTCGGCCTGGCGTACCAGTACGGCTATGGTTTCCTGTCCAGTTACCTCGGGGTGTCCGGCGCGTTCCTGTTGGCGCCGGTGTTGCTCTATCCGATCCTGAAAATCACTCGCACCTACCAACTGTCTTCGTTGGCCGACCTGTTCGCCTTTCGTTTCCGCAGTACCTGGGCTGGCGCGCTGACGACGATCTTCATGCTGGTCGGCGTGTTGCCCTTGCTGGCGCTGCAAATGCAAGCCGTCGCCGATTCCATCAGTATCCTGACCCGTGAACCGGTGCAACACCGCGTCGCCTTGAGTTTCTGCGTCCTGATCATCCTGTTCACGATTTTCTTCGGCTCGCGGCACATCGCCACCCGGGAGAAACATGAAGGCCTGGTCTTTGCGATCGCCTTTGAGTCGGTGATCAAGCTGATCGCCATCGGCGGCGTTGGGCTCTATGCCCTGTATGGCGTGTTCGATGGCCCGCAGCAGCTCGAGCTTTGGCTGCTGCAGAACCAGACCGCCCTTGCCGCCTTGCATACACCGCTGCAAGAAGGCCCGTGGCGCACGCTGCTGCTGGTGTTCTTCGCCTCGGCGATCGTGATGCCGCACATGTACCACATGACCTTCACGGAGAATCTCAATCCGCGCTCGCTAGTCAGCGCCAGTTGGGGCCTGCCGTTGTTCCTGCTGTTGATGAGCCTGGCGGTGCCGCTGATCCTGTGGGCGGGACTGAAGCTGGGCGCCAGCACCAATCCGGAGTACTTCACCCTCGGCATCGGCATCGCAGCCAATAACGAGGCGCTGGCCTTGCTGGCCTATGTCGGCGGCCTTTCAGCAGCCAGTGGCCTGATCATCGTGACCACGCTGGCGCTGTCGGGCATGGCCCTCAACCACCTGGTGCTGCCGCTCTACCAGCCACCTGCGGAAGGAAACATCTACCGCTGGCTGAAATGGACCCGCCGTGCGCTGATCGTCGCGATCATCATGGCCGGCTACGGGTTCTACCTCATGCTAGGTGACGGGCAGGACCTGGCGAACCTGGGCATCGTCGCGTTCGTCGCCACCCTGCAATTCCTGCCCGGCGTGTTGTCGGTGCTGTATTGGCCGACCGCCAACCGGCGCGGCTTCATCGCCGGATTGCTGGCGGGAATCCTGGTCTGGCTGGTGGCGATGCTGCTGCCGTTGATGGGCAACCTGCAGGGCTTCTATATCCCCCTGCTGAACATGATCTATGTGCTCGACGACACCAGTTGGCACATGGCGGCCATCGCCTCGCTGGCGGCAAACGTGTTGATGTTCACCCTGATTTCACTGTTCACCAACGCCAGCAGCGAAGAAGCCAGCGCCGCCGAAGCCTGCGCGGTGGATAACGTGCGACGCCCGCAACGCCGTGAACTGCACGCGGCCTCGCCCCAGGAATTCGCCACCCAACTGGCCAAGCCCCTCGGCGCCAAGGCCGCGCAAAAAGAAGTCGAGCAGGCTCTGCGCGATCTCTACCTGCCCTTCGATGAACGTCGCCCGTATGCCTTGCGTCGCCTGCGGGACCGGATCGAAGCCAACCTGTCCGGCCTGATGGGCCCCAGCGTGGCCCAGGACATGGTCGAGACGTTCCTGCCCTACAAGGCCGGCGGCGAGAACTATGTCACCGAAGACATTCATTTCATCGAGAGCCGCCTGGAGGATTACCACTCGCGCCTCACCGGCCTGGCCGCCGAACTGGACGCCTTGCGCCGTTACCACCGCCAGACCTTGCAGGAACTGCCGATGGGCGTGTGTTCCCTGGCCAAGGATCAGGAGATCCTGATGTGGAACCGGGCCATGGAAGAGCTGACCGGAATCGCCGCCCAGCGGGTGGTCGGCTCGCGCCTGAGCACGCTGGGCGAGCCATGGAAAGGCTTGCTGCAGGGTTTCATTGACCTGCCGGACGAGCATCTGCACAAACAGCACCTTGCCCTGGACGGCCAGACCCGCTGGCTGAACCTGCACAAGGCAGCAATCGACGAGCCGTTGGCACCAGGCAACAGCGGCCTGGTGCTGCTGGTGGAAGACCTGACCGACACTCAGATGCTCGAAGACAAGCTGGTCCACTCCGAGCGCCTGGCCAGTATCGGTCGACTGGCCGCCGGAGTGGCCCACGAAATCGGCAACCCGATCACCGGCATCGCCTGCCTGGCGCAAAACCTGCGCGAAGAGCGCGAGGACGACGGCGAACTGACGGAAATCAGCGGCCAGATCCTCGAGCAGACCAAGCGCGTGTCGCGCATCGTCCAATCGCTGATGAGCTTCGCCCATGCCGGCGGTCACCAGCACAACGACGAGCCGGTATGCCTGGCCGAAGTGGCCCAGGACGCCATCGGCCTGCTGGCGCTCAACCGGCGCAACTTTGAAGTCCAGTTCTTCAACCTGTGCGACCCGGAACACTGGGTCGACGGCGACCCCCAACGGCTCGCCCAGGTGCTGATCAACCTGCTGTCCAACGCGCGCGACGCCTCACCGGCCGGCAGCGCGGTACGGGTCAAGAGCGAGGCTTTCGAACACACCGTCGATCTGATCGTCGAAGACGAAGGCAGCGGTATTCCACAGAACATCATGGACCGATTGTTCGAACCCTTCTTCACCACCAAGGATCCTGGCGAAGGCACCGGTCTGGGCCTTGCACTGGTCTATTCCATCGTTGAAGAGCATTATGGACAAATCACCATCGACAGCCCGGCCGATGTTCAGAGCCAACGCGGCACCCGTATCCGGGTGACCTTGCCGCGTCATGTCGAAGCGACGTCCGCTGTGAACTGA
- the panC gene encoding pantoate--beta-alanine ligase yields the protein MNTVKTVRELRAAVARARGEGKRIAFVPTMGNLHSGHMALVTKASQRADFVVASIFVNPLQFGAGEDLDKYPRTLAADQEKLLQAGCHLLFAPSVEEMYPDGMAGQTRVSVPQLSEGLCGASRPGHFEGVATVVSKLFNMVQPDLAVFGQKDFQQLAVIRALVHDLNMPIQIIGEPTVRAEDGLALSSRNGFLSPEQRAVAPVVYRVLSQIAEAIQQGHRDYPALIGEHLKQLEAAGLRPDYLEIRHAKTLRPAVSEDRDLVILAAAFLGTTRLIDNLHLDLDGPA from the coding sequence ATGAACACCGTCAAGACCGTACGCGAACTCCGGGCCGCCGTGGCCCGCGCCCGCGGCGAGGGCAAGCGCATCGCCTTCGTCCCGACCATGGGCAACCTGCACAGCGGGCACATGGCCCTGGTGACCAAAGCCTCGCAGCGAGCCGATTTCGTCGTGGCGAGTATCTTCGTCAACCCGCTGCAATTCGGCGCGGGCGAAGACCTGGACAAATATCCCCGTACCCTCGCCGCCGACCAGGAAAAACTGCTCCAGGCCGGGTGCCACCTGCTGTTCGCGCCCAGTGTCGAGGAGATGTATCCCGACGGCATGGCCGGACAGACTCGGGTCAGCGTGCCGCAGTTGTCCGAAGGCCTCTGCGGCGCCAGCCGTCCGGGGCATTTCGAGGGTGTGGCAACGGTGGTCAGCAAGTTGTTCAACATGGTCCAGCCGGACCTGGCAGTGTTCGGCCAGAAAGACTTCCAGCAACTGGCGGTGATCCGCGCCCTGGTCCATGACCTGAACATGCCGATCCAGATCATCGGCGAGCCGACCGTTCGCGCCGAAGACGGCCTGGCGCTGTCGTCGCGCAACGGCTTCCTCAGCCCTGAGCAGCGCGCCGTCGCGCCAGTGGTCTACCGCGTCCTGAGCCAGATCGCCGAAGCTATCCAGCAAGGTCATCGAGATTATCCGGCCTTGATCGGCGAGCACCTCAAGCAACTCGAAGCGGCCGGCCTGCGCCCCGACTACCTGGAAATCCGCCACGCCAAGACCTTGCGCCCGGCTGTGAGCGAGGATCGCGACCTGGTCATCCTGGCCGCCGCTTTCCTGGGCACGACACGGTTGATCGACAACCTGCACCTGGATCTCGACGGTCCCGCCTGA
- the panD gene encoding aspartate 1-decarboxylase yields the protein MHAIMLKAKLHRAEVTHAVLDYEGSCAIDGEWLDLSGIREYEQIQIYNVDNGERFTTYAIRGEEGSRMISVNGAAAHKAKVGDRVIICAYAHYSEAELLNFKPRMLYMAPGNELSHTSNAIAVQVA from the coding sequence ATGCACGCCATCATGCTCAAGGCCAAGCTGCACCGCGCCGAAGTCACTCACGCCGTGCTCGATTACGAAGGCTCCTGCGCCATTGACGGTGAGTGGCTGGACCTGTCGGGCATCCGCGAATACGAACAGATCCAGATCTATAACGTCGACAACGGCGAGCGTTTCACCACCTACGCTATCCGTGGCGAGGAAGGCTCACGGATGATTTCCGTCAACGGCGCCGCCGCGCACAAGGCCAAGGTCGGCGATCGCGTCATCATCTGCGCCTACGCTCATTACAGCGAAGCCGAGCTGCTCAACTTCAAGCCGCGCATGCTGTATATGGCGCCGGGCAACGAACTGAGCCACACCAGCAACGCCATTGCGGTCCAGGTTGCCTGA